A portion of the Ptiloglossa arizonensis isolate GNS036 chromosome 11, iyPtiAriz1_principal, whole genome shotgun sequence genome contains these proteins:
- the Abo gene encoding de-etiolated protein 1 abo codes for MAEKEAKIEYVTEPCPIEPRKIGPQNIVVRLKRRETFGCPYPGTHVHNARQFYQNVFPNFTVMNVEKPPCFLRKFSPDGRYLIAFSADQTSIEVYEYRGASAAADLLANCEGEYIGHKNDECSFQIRSNIFSRFFKAKWIVNVVQSNEQLNRECSLFTDDGRYVIVGSAAHIPDELRPHFYQIYSNNEALTPNPRSPLEDYSLHLVDLRGGKLCDTRHFKVDKIYLSHNQGLYLYKDILAVLSVQHQTIHIFQILDGMFINVRTIGRFCLEDDAYLVTSACPGVNSRPFRDITINSLKHKLLVYLYKRAAYISDTTKDPYELRRFYQYFDQLNALRMWKMQLLDTNHILVRFASEEVATLQANEPNAQPALLVVYDMVTAKILAAYDNASTQLLTQFENFSDFFRNARMSTDCQYMCSPSNNIYARLLQQRFKQTIVSARYGGVTEATKRLLAQLPICAQSYSSSPYLDLSLFCYDDKWVSMMERPKACGEHPIRFYARDSGLLKFRMYAGMVGRIRPTGARRLVAFTFHPTDPFAISVQRTNAEYIVSFHVRHV; via the exons atggctgaaaagGAGGCAAAGATTGAATACGTGACAGAACCTTGTCCCATTGAGCCTCGTAAAATAGGTCCACAAAACATTGTGGTACGACTAAAACGTCGAGAGACGTTTGGATGTCCATACCCAGGAACACATGTGCATAATGCTAGACAATTTTACCAAAATGTATTTCCAAATTTTACTGTTATGAATGTAGAAAAACCACCATGTTTTCTGAGAAAATTCAGTCCTGATGGACGTTACTTAATAGCCTTTAGCGCAGACCAAACTTCCATAGAAGTATATGAGTATCGTGGTGCATCTGCTGCTGCTGATTTATTAGCAAATTGCGAAGGCGAATACATTGGCCATAAGAATGATGAATGTAGTTTTCAAATTAGAAGTAATATTTTTAGTCGATTTTTCAAG GCTAAATGGATCGTTAATGTAGTTCAAAGTAATGAACAATTAAACAGAGAATGCAGTCTATTTACAGATGATGGCCGTTATGTAATTGTGGGTTCGGCTGCCCATATTCCAGATGAATTGAGACCACATTTTTACCAG ATTTACTCCAACAACGAAGCATTGACTCCAAATCCTAGATCGCCCCTTGAAGATTATAGTTTGCATTTGGTTGATTTGCGTGGAGGGAAACTGTGTGATACGAGACATTTTAAAGTAGACAAAATATACTTATCTCACAACCAAG GTCTTTATTTGTATAAAGATATATTAGCAGTGCTGTCTGTGCAACATCAAACTATTCATATATTTCAAATTCTTGATGGAATGTTTATCAATGTCAGAACAATAGGAAG GTTCTGTTTAGAAGACGACGCTTATTTGGTTACAAGCGCTTGTCCAGGAGTAAATTCCCGTCCATTTAGAGACATTACAATAAATAGTCTTAAACACAAGTTATTAGTTTATCTGTACAAAAGAGCAGCATACATTAGCGATACGACAAAGGATCCATATGAATTAAGACGTTTTTATCAATACTTTGATCAG TTAAATGCATTACGAATGTGGAAGATGCAGTTATTAGATACGAATCACATATTGGTAAGATTTGCCAGTGAAGAAGTGGCGACCCTTCAAGCAAACGAACCTAATGCGCAACCTGCACTTTTGGTTGTTTATGACATGGTTACTGCTAAAATATTAGCTGCTTATGATAATGCATCTACACAGTTATTAACACAATTTGAAAACTTCAGCGATTTCTTCAGAAATGCCAGAATGAGTACAGACTGTCAATACATGTGTTCTCCATCTAATAATATATATGCAAG ATTATTACAACAAAGATTCAAGCAAACGATAGTGAGTGCTAGATATGGTGGTGTTACAGAAGCTACAAAAAGATTACTTGCTCAGTTGCCCATATGCGCTCAATCTTATTCTAGTTCCCCGTACCTGGACTTATCTCTATTTTGTTACGACGATAAATGGGTGTCTATGATGGAACGTCCAAAAGCATGTGGAGAGCACCCTATAcg GTTTTATGCTCGTGATTCTGGTCTTTTAAAATTTCGAATGTATGCGGGTATGGTAGGCCGTATAAGACCTACGGGTGCAAGACGATTGGTTGCATTTACTTTCCATCCAACGGATCCGTTTGCCATTTCTgttcaacgaacgaacgctGAATATATTGTCAGTTTTCACGTTAGGCATGTTTAA